Proteins from a single region of Streptomyces griseiscabiei:
- a CDS encoding site-2 protease family protein, with protein sequence MTTAASRRSDRRISPVFVGIVAVMAVTGWATWTGFAEQPGLAVFLFVTSAWIVSLCLHEYAHARTALHSGDISIGAKGYLTLNPLKYTHALLSIVLPVVFVIMGGIGLPGGAVFIERGRIQGRWKHSLISAAGPLTNVLFAAVCTAPFWLGVTDGVPAAFLFALAFLAMLQVTAAILNFLPVPGLDGYGVIEPWLSYKIRRQVEPLAPFGLLLVFAVLWIPAVNGVFWDVIDAFMRGLGIEDQLSDCGYWLYRFWREDSDICLTGM encoded by the coding sequence ATGACCACCGCCGCGTCCCGCCGGAGCGACCGGAGGATCAGTCCTGTCTTCGTGGGGATCGTGGCCGTCATGGCGGTCACGGGCTGGGCCACCTGGACCGGCTTCGCCGAGCAGCCCGGTCTGGCCGTCTTCCTGTTCGTGACGTCCGCGTGGATCGTCTCGCTGTGTCTGCACGAGTACGCGCACGCCCGTACCGCCCTGCACAGCGGTGACATCTCCATCGGCGCCAAGGGCTATCTCACCCTGAATCCTCTGAAATACACCCATGCCCTGCTCAGCATCGTGCTGCCGGTCGTCTTCGTGATCATGGGCGGGATCGGTCTGCCCGGTGGCGCGGTGTTCATCGAGCGGGGGCGGATCCAGGGGCGCTGGAAGCACAGTCTGATCTCGGCGGCGGGCCCGCTGACGAACGTCCTCTTCGCGGCCGTCTGCACCGCGCCCTTCTGGCTGGGGGTCACGGACGGCGTCCCGGCGGCCTTCCTCTTCGCCCTGGCCTTCCTGGCGATGCTCCAGGTCACGGCGGCGATCCTGAACTTCCTGCCGGTGCCCGGCCTGGACGGCTACGGCGTGATCGAGCCCTGGCTGTCGTACAAGATCCGCCGTCAGGTGGAGCCGCTCGCGCCCTTCGGGCTGCTGCTGGTCTTCGCGGTGCTGTGGATCCCGGCGGTGAACGGCGTGTTCTGGGACGTGATCGACGCGTTCATGCGGGGCCTCGGCATCGAGGACCAGCTGTCCGACTGCGGGTACTGGCTCTACCGCTTCTGGCGCGAGGACAGCGACATCTGCCTCACGGGGATGTGA
- the npdG gene encoding NADPH-dependent F420 reductase, whose amino-acid sequence MTSTDSAQQPAATAPAKAPAKDPWDLPDVSGLVVGVLGGTGPQGKGLAYRLAKAGQQVIIGSRAADRAQGVAAELGHGVEGADNAETARRSDIVIVAVPWDGHGKTLESLREELAGKLVVDCVNPLGFDKKGAYALKPEEGSAAEQAAALLPDSRVTAAFHHLSAVLLEDPEIDEIDTDVMVLGEERADVEIVQALAGRIPGMRGIFAGRLRNAHQVESLVANLISVNRRYKAHAGIRLTDV is encoded by the coding sequence ATGACCTCTACTGACAGCGCACAGCAGCCCGCCGCGACGGCTCCCGCGAAGGCTCCGGCCAAGGACCCCTGGGACCTGCCGGACGTGTCGGGACTCGTCGTCGGCGTGCTCGGCGGCACCGGGCCGCAGGGCAAGGGCCTCGCCTACCGCCTCGCCAAGGCCGGCCAGCAGGTGATCATCGGCTCGCGGGCCGCCGACCGCGCACAGGGTGTCGCCGCGGAACTCGGCCACGGGGTCGAGGGCGCCGACAACGCCGAGACCGCCCGCCGCAGCGACATCGTGATCGTCGCCGTGCCCTGGGACGGCCACGGCAAGACCCTCGAATCGCTGCGCGAGGAACTGGCGGGCAAGCTCGTCGTCGACTGCGTCAACCCGCTCGGCTTCGACAAGAAGGGCGCCTACGCGCTGAAGCCGGAGGAGGGCAGCGCCGCCGAGCAGGCCGCCGCCCTGCTCCCGGACTCACGGGTCACCGCCGCCTTCCACCACCTCTCCGCCGTCCTCCTCGAAGACCCGGAGATCGACGAGATCGACACCGATGTGATGGTCCTCGGCGAGGAGCGCGCCGACGTCGAGATCGTGCAGGCACTGGCCGGCCGCATCCCCGGCATGCGCGGCATCTTCGCCGGCCGGCTGCGCAACGCCCACCAGGTCGAGTCCCTGGTCGCCAACCTGATCTCCGTCAACCGCCGCTACAAGGCCCACGCGGGCATCCGCCTCACGGACGTGTAG
- a CDS encoding sialidase family protein → MTLTPETSIPFRAGHEGYASFRIPAVVATASGALLAFCEGRVGGREDFGNIDIVLKRSTDGGRTWGPLQVAATNGDSLAGNPAPVVLGGGRILLVHVRNAADATEDAIRRGTVSAADGRRVWVRHSDDEGTTWAGPREITAQTKRPEWRWYATTPGHALRLSTGRVVVPANHSLPPTGTDNGTEGRYNGGHCLLSDDEGATWRIGYVDDNTDGHINANETTATELPDGRVYFNTRNDSPAPGTRADAYSPDGGETLTKPFRPQAGLVGPVVEGSVLQLRDPDLLLYSGPADPGFRALLTVRASTDHGVTWRPVHTVDGLPAAYSDLVRVDGDTVGLLYETGDFSAYETITFRRIPVESLA, encoded by the coding sequence CCTTCCGCGCCGGCCACGAGGGCTACGCCAGTTTCCGGATCCCTGCGGTCGTCGCCACCGCCTCCGGCGCACTGCTCGCCTTCTGCGAGGGACGGGTCGGCGGGCGGGAGGACTTCGGGAACATCGACATCGTGCTGAAGCGGTCCACGGACGGCGGCCGGACCTGGGGCCCGCTCCAGGTCGCCGCCACGAACGGCGACTCCCTCGCCGGCAACCCCGCCCCCGTCGTCCTCGGCGGCGGCCGGATCCTGCTGGTCCACGTCCGCAACGCCGCCGACGCCACCGAGGACGCCATCCGGCGCGGCACCGTGAGCGCGGCGGACGGCCGCCGGGTCTGGGTGCGGCACAGCGACGACGAGGGCACCACCTGGGCCGGCCCCCGGGAGATCACCGCACAGACCAAGAGGCCCGAGTGGCGCTGGTACGCCACCACCCCCGGCCACGCGCTCAGACTCTCCACCGGCCGGGTCGTCGTCCCCGCCAACCACTCCCTCCCGCCCACCGGCACGGACAACGGCACCGAGGGCAGGTACAACGGCGGCCACTGCCTGCTCAGCGACGACGAGGGCGCCACCTGGCGCATCGGCTACGTCGACGACAACACCGACGGCCACATCAACGCCAACGAGACCACCGCCACCGAACTCCCCGACGGCCGCGTCTACTTCAACACCCGCAACGACTCCCCGGCCCCCGGCACCCGCGCCGACGCGTACTCGCCGGACGGCGGTGAGACCCTCACCAAACCCTTCCGCCCGCAGGCGGGACTCGTCGGTCCGGTCGTCGAGGGCAGCGTCCTCCAGCTCCGCGACCCCGACCTGCTGCTCTACTCCGGCCCGGCCGACCCCGGATTCCGCGCCCTGCTGACCGTCCGCGCCAGCACCGACCACGGCGTCACCTGGCGCCCCGTCCACACCGTCGACGGCCTGCCCGCCGCCTACTCCGACCTCGTCCGCGTCGACGGCGACACCGTCGGACTGCTCTACGAGACGGGCGACTTCAGCGCGTACGAGACGATCACGTTCCGGCGGATCCCGGTCGAGAGCCTCGCCTGA